The following is a genomic window from Variovorax paradoxus.
TCGGTCAGGCGAATGCCGTACTTCTCGTTGACGACGACCACTTCGCCTTGCGCAATCAGGTAGCCGTTGATCAGCACGTCCAGCGGCTGGCCGGCCAGGCCGTCCAGCTCCACCACCGAACCTTGCGACAGCTGCAGCAGGCTCTTGATGGTGATGCGGGTGCGGCCGAGTTCGGCCGTGAGTTGCACCGGCACGTCGAGGATGCGCTCCACGTCCACAGGCGAACCGGACGCGGACGGTGCCGGATGCAGCGGCTGGAAGACGCGGCTGCCTGCCGGGGCGGCGGCAGGAGCGGGCGCAAAGGCAGGTGCCGGGGCCGGCGCAGGTGCCGGGGCGGGTGCGGGAGCGGAGGCCGCGGTCTGCTCGGCCAGCGCGCTGGCCCAGTCGTCCGCATCGCTGGTGGATGGGGTGTTGTCAGTCATGTTCGTTCTTCAGATCGCTGTCTTGGTGGGAGATCATCTGCAGCACGCGCAGGGCATAGCGTTCGTTCGAAACCCCGTAGCCGCACTCCATGACCGGAATGCCGTCGACGCGCGCGGTGATCGATTCGGGTAGTTCAATGGGCAGCACATCGCCCGCCTGCAGCTTGAGGACCTCGCCGATGGTCGAGGGCAAGGTAATGAATTCGGCGCTGAGCTCCACGTCGGCGCTCTGCATCTGCTGCGACATCTGCCGCACCCAGCGCTTGTCGACCTCGATCTCGTCCTGCACCGGGTTGGAGAGCAGGTCGCGGATCGGCTCGATCATCGAATAGGGAATGCACACGTGCAGAAAGCCGCCCACGGGGCCGAACTCGATCTGCAGCGTGGTGTTGATCACCACCTCGTTGGGCGCGACGATATTGGCCAGCTTGCCGTGCATTTCGGCGCGCACGTAGTCGAAGCTCAGCGGGAACACCGGCTGCCATGCATCTGCATAGCACTGCAGCGTTAGGTTCAGCAGGCGCTTGATGATGCGCTGTTCGGTGCGCGTGAAGTCGCGCCCCTCGACACGCACGTGATAGCGCCCGTCGCTGCCAAAGAGGTTGTCGACCACCAGGAACACCAGCTTCGGATCGAACACGAAGAGCGCCGTTCCGCGCAGCGGCTTCATGTGCAGCATGTTGATGTTGGCGGGCACCGGCAGATGCCGCACGAATTCGCCGTACTGCTGGATGTGAACCGGCCCGACCGAGATGTCGGGGCTGCGGCGCATGAAGTTCAGGAGCGAGCTGCGCAGGTGGCGGGCAAAACGCTCGTTGATGACCTCCAGCGTGTGCATGCGGCTGCGCACCACGCGGTCGGGCGCGCCAAGGTCGTACACCGGCAGGCCGTCGGACCTGGGGGCAGCGCCCTCGGTCTGCTCGGGGCTGCCGCCGGTGACGCCCTGCAGCAGCGCGTCGACCTCGTCTTGGGAAAGCACCTGTTCATAGGCCATGAATCGCAGGTCCGGAAAAAATTACTGCACCACGAAGGTGTTGAAGGAAACGCTGCTGATCTCCTGCGCAGGCAGGCCTGCACCCAGGGGACGGCTCAGCTCGAGGCGGATTTCCTCCGCCAGGCGTGCCTTGTCCTCGGTGGTCACCAGCGACTCGGGCGGGCGGTTCGACAGCAGCAGCAGGAGGCGGCTGCGCACCTCCGGCATGTATTCGACGACGTGCGCCTTGGCCTGCTCGTCGCGCACCTTCAGGGCCATGCCCACATGCAGGAAGCGTGAGCGGCCTTCGGATTGCACGTTCACGGTCAGGGCCTCGAGCGGCACGAAGATCGGCTTCTCGGGTGCGGGCGCCGGCGCGGCCGTTGCCGCCGATGCGGCGGGCGAGCGCTTGCTCATGAAGTAGTAGCCGCCGCCGCCGGCAAGAGCGCAGGCCAGCACGGCGACCGGGATCACGATCTTCAGCTTCGAGGATCGAGGCTCGGCGGCGGGAGGAGCGAGTGCGACAGAAGGACTGGTAGCCATATTTGGAACTGCGAAAACGATGTCTGGTTGGGACTATTCTTTGCCAGGTGCCCGGCAAACGAAGGGCTGATCAAGCGCGGAAAAAGGCCTCAGATCCCGCGTTCGTCTCTTATGCGAAGGTGTCCACGCCGGCGCTGGACGCGCGCGGCGTGGCACGCGGCTGGCTGCTGTGCAGCGGCTCGGCAAGGGCGGCAGCCTCGGCGCGGCCGGGGGCCGGGTAATCCGGCTGGCGGGCCGATCCCTGCTGCTGGGGCTGCTGGCCGAAGGCGCCGCCCTGGCCGGCAAAACGATGCGCTTCCGCACCCACCGACGCCTGGCCCAGGCTGATGCCCTGTTCCGCAAGGCTTGCGCGCAGTTGCGGCAGCGCGGCCTCCACGGCCTTGCGCACGCTTTCGTGGGCCGATACGAACATCGCCTGGGCCTGGTTGTCGCCCATGGAGAGCGTGACCTTCAGCGGGCCGAGACCGGCCGGGTTCAGGTTCAGTTCTGCAACCTGGGCGCCCGCCGCGTTCATGCGCAGCATCTGGTGGCCCACGGCCGGGCCCCATTCGTCGGAGCCCACGGGCGGCGCCACGTTGAGTACGGGCACCTGGCTGGCATTGGAGGGCTGGTTCGCACGGTCGGCTGCGGCGGTTGCAAAGGTCATCGCCTGCGGCATGAGGGACGGTTCCGCCGCGTCGGATGCGGCCGAAGCAAGGTCGAGCTTGTCGCCCGCGCCCGCGCCCGCGGCCATGGAGGCTGCCGGTGCCTTTTGGGCTTCGCCTGCAAGCACGGAGGCTCCTGCACCCTTCGCCTGTTCGCCAGCCGCGGAGGGCACGGTGCCGGCCGTTGCACCGCCGGCCGAAACCGCACCGGCCACCGGCTCGCCGGCTGGGCCTGCAGCGGCGCCTGCCATCGCAGGCATTGCCGATGGCGCCGCCGGCAGCGCAATGGCGGCTTCTGCGCCGTCCTTGTTCTTTGGTTGGGCGGCCTCCGACGCCAGGGCCTGCGCGTCGCGCGGCAGCGTCGCCGGTGCCGGGCCTTCGCCTTCGATATCTTTTACTTCGGCCGCGTCGCCAGGTGCCGCATCCGCGGCAACGCCGGTGGGCAGGGCCGCCACGGCCGCATCGTTCGGCAGCAGGCCCTGGCCGCCTTCGGGCAGGGTGGCCGCCGCGGCTGCGCCGGCTGCAAGCGCCGATGCCGCCGCAGGCGACGAGGCCAATGCAGGCATGGTCGGCGTAAAGAATGCGAGCGGCAGCAGTTCCGCGGGCAGTTCGTCCTTGCGGTCGCCGGCGCGAGAAGATTTGTGCCGTCCCTTGGCTTCAAGCGCGGTGGAGGCGCCTTCTTCCTGCGCCTGCTGCGCCTCTTGCGATTGGCCGGCCCCGCGCGAGCGGGTCAGCACCGCATTGAAGCTGCGGCCGTCGGCTTCGTCCGCGTTGCGGCCGCGGGGGCCGGAGGCGGTTGAAGAAGCCGAAGAGGCGGCTGCGTTCGGCGCGAAGGAAGGAGCGATGAAGGTGGGCATGGCGGTTCTTCAGAAAGACGTCAGGGTGTCGGTTGGGAGGCGCGGTCGAAGAACTTGCGCGCTGCGCGTTCGTCGCTGTCGCGTTGCTCGCGCCGGGCGCCGACCACGAGCTCTTGCCGCCGCATCCGTTCGGCCAGTGCGTCGAAGGAGTTGAGGCGGCGCTTGTGGTGCTGCCATTCGTTGCGGCCAATGTCCAGCCGCGTGGCGGCCTGCGCGACGATGGCCTGCTGCTGCTGGATGGCGCCGTCGAGCGTGCCGAGAAAGTTGCGGTAGTTGTGCCACTGCGCCGAGGGCAGGCCGTTCTGCATCAGCACGTGCAGCTGGTCGCTGTAGTCCTGGCGGTATTGCAGCAGCAGCTCCAGTTTCTGCGCGGCGCTGACCTGCGCGTTCTGCAGCAGGCCGAGCTGCCGCGCGGCATCGTCGGTCTTGTTGCGGGCGAGGTCGGTGAGCGTGTCGAGCGGAAGTTTGTGCGGCATGGCGGCTCCAATAGGGTTGTGGCTCAGGCGGGTTCGAACAGGCTGCCCATGCGGGCGATCGAGGTGGCGTAGTCGCAGCGTTCCTCCATCGACTGCTGCAGGAAGGCCTCGATGCGCGGGTACAGCGCAATGGCCTGGTCGAGCTGCGGATCGTGGCCGGCCGCATACGCGCCGACGCTGATGAGGTCGCGGTTGCGCTGGTAGCGCGAGAGCGCCTGCTTGAAGCGGCGCACGGTGTCGAACTGCGAAGGCTCGATCAGCGCCGTCATGGCGCGGCTGATGGACGCCTCGATGTCGATGGCCGGGTAGTGCCCGGCCTCGGCCAGCGTGCGCGACAGCACCACGTGGCCGTCCAGAATGGCGCGCGCCGAATCGGCAATCGGGTCTTGCTGGTCGTCCCCTTCGGACAGCACCGTATAAAAAGCCGTGATCGAGCCGCCGCGCCCGTTGGCGTCGCGCGAACCGTTGCCGGCCCGTTCGACCAGCGCCGGCAGCTTGGCGAACACCGAGGGCGGATAGCCCTTGGTGGCCGGCGGCTCGCCGACGGCCAGCGCGATTTCGCGCTGCGCCATGGCATAGCGGGTGAGCGAATCCATGATGAGCAGCACGTCGCGGCCCTGGTCGCGAAAGTATTCGGCCAGGCAGGTGGCGTAGGCCGCACCTTGCAGGCGCAGCAGCGGCGAGTTGTCGGCCGGCGCGGCGACCACCACGGCGCGGGCCAGGCCCTCTTCGCCGAGCGTGTTCTCGATGAAATCCTTCACCTCGCGGCCGCGTTCGCCGATCAGGCCGACCACGATGACTTCGGCGCTGGTGTAGCGCGCCATCATGCCCAGCAGCACGCTCTTGCCCACGCCGGAGCCTGCGAACAGGCCCATGCGCTGGCCGCGGCCCACGGTGAGCATGGCGTTGATGGCGCGCACGCCCACGTCGAGCACCGAATCGATCGGCGCGCGCGCAAGCGGGTTCATGGGCGGCGAGCTCAGCGGCACGCGGCGGCTCACGTCGAGCGGGCCGAGTCCGTCGAGCGGCCGCCCGGCGGCATCGACCACGCGGCCGAGCATGCCTTCGCCCACCGGCAACCGCTTGGTATGCGCATCACCGGAACTGCCGCCCGCATTGGCTTGCGCCGGGCCGGGCCGCGCGAAAACGCGGGCGCCGGGCAGCAGGCCGGCCACTTCGCTTTGCGGCATCAGAAACAGTCGGTCACCGGCAAAGCCGACCACTTCGGCTTCTGCATGGCGCTGCGGATAGCCCGGCGGCAGTTCGATCAGGCAGTCGCTGCCGACCGGCAACTGCAGGCCCACGGCTTCCAGCACCAGGCCCACGGCGCGGGTGAGTCGGCCGGAGGTGGCAATGGTCGAGCAAAGGCCGACGTCGTGCCGGGCTTGCGCCAGCGTGCCCAGCCAAGACTTGAGGTGCGGGTTGGCGGCAGACGCGGAAGGCGCTGCGGCTCGTGCTGTAGCGGTCATTGTTTTCAGCCTCCGGCGGCTTCGCTGCCGCTGGGTGAGAACGCATCGATCACGCGCCTCCAGCGGGTTTGCAGGCTGGCGTCGACCTCACCGCTCGCGGAGCGCACGCGGCAGCCGCCGCGGGCCAGGGTGTCGTCGGCGCGCACTTGCCAGCCGGCGGCCTGCAGCTCGTTGCCGAGGCTGTTCTTTACCAGCGCCACGTCTTCGGGGTGCAGCAGCAGGCGCGGCTCGCCTTGCAGGGCGGGCTCTGCGTGCAGCAGGTCTTGCACCAGCGCAAGCACCCATTCGGGTTCGGTGCGCAGCGTGCGGTGAATCACCTGGCGCGCCACGTCGAATGCGAGCGCCATCACGGCATCGGCCAGTTCGCTTTCGGCGCTCCGCAACGCGGCGGGCAGTGATGCGGCCAGCGCGCGCAGCTGCTCGGCATGCGCGCTGGCGCCGGCAAGGCCCGCAGCCAGGCCGGCGGCGTGCCCTTCGGCATGGCCGTGAGCCCAGCCGTCGCGGCGGCCTTCGGCCTCGCCGGCGGCGCGTGCTTCCAGCCGCAGGCGCTTGAGCTCGGCTTCGCGAGCGAGTGCCGCAGGGTCCACGCGCGGAGCCGCTGCCTGTTCAGCAGGGGCGCCCGCTGCGAGCGTGTTTTCGTCGAGCGAACTCATCTCCCAGCGTTGCCAGGCCGAAAGGCGGGGCCTCGCGGGTGCTGGCGGCGTGCTTTGCCGCGCGCGGGACGCAAACGATTGATTGGCCAACGTCATTTCATCGACTCCCCGCGTTGCCGCGCTTGCCGCGGAATGGGATTTGCAACATGGTTTCAGACGAAGTCATCGGTTCCGGGTGTGGAGATGACGACTTCGCCGGCATCGGCCAGGCGGCGCACCACCTGCAGGATGGCCTTCTGTTCGGTCTCGACCTGCGACACCCGCACAGGGCCGCGCAGCTCGATGTCTTCGCGCAGCGTTTCTGCGGCGCGCTGGGACATGTTCTTGAGGAACTTCTCTCGCAGCTCGGGCGCCGAGCCCTTGAGCGCGACGATGAGCGAATCGGATTCGATGTCCTTGAGCAGGCGCTGGATGAAGCGGTCTTCCAGGTCGAGCAGGTTCTCGAACACGAACATCTCGTCGAGGATGCGCTGGGCCAGCGTTTCGTCGTGCTCTCGCACGTGGGCAATGGCGCCTTCTTCCTGCGCGCTGTTCATCAGGTTGACGATTTCCGCCGCCGTGCGCACGCCGCCCAGGCGGCTGCGCTTGAGGCCTTCGCCCGAGAGCATTTCGGTGAGC
Proteins encoded in this region:
- the fliN gene encoding flagellar motor switch protein FliN; this translates as MTDNTPSTSDADDWASALAEQTAASAPAPAPAPAPAPAPAFAPAPAAAPAGSRVFQPLHPAPSASGSPVDVERILDVPVQLTAELGRTRITIKSLLQLSQGSVVELDGLAGQPLDVLINGYLIAQGEVVVVNEKYGIRLTDIVTPSERMQKLGRS
- the fliI gene encoding flagellar protein export ATPase FliI; this encodes MTATARAAAPSASAANPHLKSWLGTLAQARHDVGLCSTIATSGRLTRAVGLVLEAVGLQLPVGSDCLIELPPGYPQRHAEAEVVGFAGDRLFLMPQSEVAGLLPGARVFARPGPAQANAGGSSGDAHTKRLPVGEGMLGRVVDAAGRPLDGLGPLDVSRRVPLSSPPMNPLARAPIDSVLDVGVRAINAMLTVGRGQRMGLFAGSGVGKSVLLGMMARYTSAEVIVVGLIGERGREVKDFIENTLGEEGLARAVVVAAPADNSPLLRLQGAAYATCLAEYFRDQGRDVLLIMDSLTRYAMAQREIALAVGEPPATKGYPPSVFAKLPALVERAGNGSRDANGRGGSITAFYTVLSEGDDQQDPIADSARAILDGHVVLSRTLAEAGHYPAIDIEASISRAMTALIEPSQFDTVRRFKQALSRYQRNRDLISVGAYAAGHDPQLDQAIALYPRIEAFLQQSMEERCDYATSIARMGSLFEPA
- a CDS encoding flagellar hook-length control protein FliK, with product MPTFIAPSFAPNAAASSASSTASGPRGRNADEADGRSFNAVLTRSRGAGQSQEAQQAQEEGASTALEAKGRHKSSRAGDRKDELPAELLPLAFFTPTMPALASSPAAASALAAGAAAAATLPEGGQGLLPNDAAVAALPTGVAADAAPGDAAEVKDIEGEGPAPATLPRDAQALASEAAQPKNKDGAEAAIALPAAPSAMPAMAGAAAGPAGEPVAGAVSAGGATAGTVPSAAGEQAKGAGASVLAGEAQKAPAASMAAGAGAGDKLDLASAASDAAEPSLMPQAMTFATAAADRANQPSNASQVPVLNVAPPVGSDEWGPAVGHQMLRMNAAGAQVAELNLNPAGLGPLKVTLSMGDNQAQAMFVSAHESVRKAVEAALPQLRASLAEQGISLGQASVGAEAHRFAGQGGAFGQQPQQQGSARQPDYPAPGRAEAAALAEPLHSSQPRATPRASSAGVDTFA
- the fliM gene encoding flagellar motor switch protein FliM, whose amino-acid sequence is MAYEQVLSQDEVDALLQGVTGGSPEQTEGAAPRSDGLPVYDLGAPDRVVRSRMHTLEVINERFARHLRSSLLNFMRRSPDISVGPVHIQQYGEFVRHLPVPANINMLHMKPLRGTALFVFDPKLVFLVVDNLFGSDGRYHVRVEGRDFTRTEQRIIKRLLNLTLQCYADAWQPVFPLSFDYVRAEMHGKLANIVAPNEVVINTTLQIEFGPVGGFLHVCIPYSMIEPIRDLLSNPVQDEIEVDKRWVRQMSQQMQSADVELSAEFITLPSTIGEVLKLQAGDVLPIELPESITARVDGIPVMECGYGVSNERYALRVLQMISHQDSDLKNEHD
- the fliH gene encoding flagellar assembly protein FliH produces the protein MSSLDENTLAAGAPAEQAAAPRVDPAALAREAELKRLRLEARAAGEAEGRRDGWAHGHAEGHAAGLAAGLAGASAHAEQLRALAASLPAALRSAESELADAVMALAFDVARQVIHRTLRTEPEWVLALVQDLLHAEPALQGEPRLLLHPEDVALVKNSLGNELQAAGWQVRADDTLARGGCRVRSASGEVDASLQTRWRRVIDAFSPSGSEAAGG
- the fliJ gene encoding flagellar export protein FliJ, whose translation is MPHKLPLDTLTDLARNKTDDAARQLGLLQNAQVSAAQKLELLLQYRQDYSDQLHVLMQNGLPSAQWHNYRNFLGTLDGAIQQQQAIVAQAATRLDIGRNEWQHHKRRLNSFDALAERMRRQELVVGARREQRDSDERAARKFFDRASQPTP
- the fliL gene encoding flagellar basal body-associated protein FliL, producing the protein MATSPSVALAPPAAEPRSSKLKIVIPVAVLACALAGGGGYYFMSKRSPAASAATAAPAPAPEKPIFVPLEALTVNVQSEGRSRFLHVGMALKVRDEQAKAHVVEYMPEVRSRLLLLLSNRPPESLVTTEDKARLAEEIRLELSRPLGAGLPAQEISSVSFNTFVVQ